One window of Sediminispirochaeta bajacaliforniensis DSM 16054 genomic DNA carries:
- a CDS encoding glycogen synthase: MKIVMVTSEAVPYAKTGGLADVVPALSRALIGRGHQVTIIMPRYGFIDTASLRELPLVPVISLGFAEYSLRLFTPIDGNDELSVMFLDHPLFSSREGLYGENGGRAYRDNHIRFALLAKGAIETSRRLNLAPELFHLHDWQAALVPAYLAEYEKTGVMAEARTIFTIHNIAYQGVFPKQDIHALALTWGSFSDRPAGYHDQINFLRSAIINSDHITTVSPTYAKEIMTEAFGEGLHTLLVDHAGSVSGILNGADYKEWDPTDDPFLDVSFDTDDLSGKALAKKRLQKEADLPVDPSIPIIGMVGRLAEQKGFVELLDEKNGALQRILEGKKVQVVLLGTGAAWIESRLLKISENHPNLRVFLTFSEKLAHVIEGGSDFFLMPSRYEPCGLNQIYSLRYGSLPIVTKTGGLADTVIPEGEGKNCSTGFVIPQCNPDQIVETVRHALDLWEHDRNAIEAMRRRAMKAHFSWEDSAATYEKLYNRIINRPRR; encoded by the coding sequence ATGAAAATCGTCATGGTTACAAGCGAAGCCGTACCTTACGCCAAGACAGGGGGGCTCGCGGATGTTGTTCCGGCCCTCTCCCGTGCTTTGATAGGACGAGGCCATCAGGTTACGATCATCATGCCCCGTTACGGCTTTATTGATACTGCCTCGCTTCGGGAACTTCCCCTTGTACCGGTGATTTCACTCGGTTTTGCAGAGTATAGTTTGAGGCTCTTTACCCCTATCGATGGGAACGACGAACTATCGGTAATGTTCCTGGATCACCCTCTTTTTTCTTCCAGAGAGGGGCTTTACGGGGAAAATGGCGGGCGAGCATATCGTGATAATCACATTCGCTTTGCCCTTTTGGCAAAAGGTGCCATTGAGACCTCGAGAAGGTTGAATCTTGCCCCCGAGCTATTTCATCTCCATGACTGGCAGGCAGCCTTGGTTCCGGCATATCTTGCCGAATACGAAAAAACAGGAGTCATGGCGGAAGCGCGAACGATTTTTACCATCCACAATATTGCCTACCAGGGAGTTTTTCCCAAGCAGGATATTCACGCCCTTGCCTTAACGTGGGGCTCCTTTTCCGATCGGCCCGCCGGCTATCACGACCAAATCAACTTTCTTAGATCGGCAATCATAAACAGTGACCATATAACTACCGTAAGCCCTACCTATGCAAAGGAGATCATGACCGAGGCATTTGGGGAAGGTCTCCATACGCTTCTTGTCGATCATGCGGGGTCGGTAAGCGGCATCCTTAACGGTGCCGACTACAAAGAGTGGGATCCGACGGATGATCCCTTCCTTGATGTCTCTTTCGATACCGATGACCTTTCCGGTAAAGCGCTTGCAAAGAAACGGCTGCAGAAGGAGGCCGACCTTCCTGTCGATCCTTCAATCCCCATTATCGGTATGGTTGGGCGCCTCGCAGAACAAAAAGGTTTCGTGGAGCTACTTGATGAAAAGAACGGAGCCCTTCAGCGTATTCTCGAAGGCAAGAAGGTACAGGTTGTCTTGCTCGGGACAGGGGCCGCATGGATTGAATCTCGGCTTCTGAAAATATCCGAAAACCATCCCAATCTAAGGGTCTTCCTTACCTTTAGTGAAAAGCTGGCACATGTGATCGAGGGGGGAAGCGATTTCTTTCTCATGCCGAGTCGCTACGAACCCTGTGGCCTCAACCAAATCTACTCTCTCCGTTACGGGAGTCTGCCCATTGTAACGAAAACAGGGGGGCTCGCAGATACGGTGATTCCCGAAGGCGAAGGGAAAAATTGCTCCACAGGTTTTGTCATTCCGCAGTGTAATCCCGATCAGATCGTCGAGACGGTTCGACATGCCCTTGATCTCTGGGAACATGACAGGAACGCCATCGAAGCAATGCGGAGACGTGCCATGAAGGCCCACTTTTCATGGGAAGACTCGGCGGCAACATACGAAAAACTCTACAACCGCATAATCAACCGTCCACGGCGATGA
- a CDS encoding ribonuclease H-like domain-containing protein — MKKKQLAGRLARLRASKGPGVTPPLHASSAPVKNFSPEFINRGWEKLSDYLFRRVTPLPPVDIRPLLSSHPILLPAGEPTENLLFYDLETSGLSGGAGTAVFLAGFLRLVPIENKGRKNTFFTPEATQLFLADFPGERDFLEAIGELIKPQLLYLSYNGKGFDRHLLASKFRLHALQLSMPRQLDLLYPARKFWKERLPDCSLSTVEQEILGLWRELDIPGREIPDRYFSWLKSFDIEALEPVFAHHLQDLLSLLLLLRRFESMALSPCDCTAREKSVLGELRYHTGSRDDALELLQLAWEEGNARAGRIAVLLLKRMGYRERAAELAGQMWEQKRSLFAGIELAKYYEHVEHNPTAALELVETMLEQRAFLSERVRKQLYHRRGRLIMRL; from the coding sequence ATGAAAAAAAAGCAGCTTGCAGGGAGGCTCGCCCGGCTGAGAGCATCAAAGGGGCCCGGAGTAACGCCTCCTCTTCATGCTTCTTCGGCTCCTGTGAAGAATTTCTCGCCTGAGTTTATCAATCGAGGCTGGGAAAAACTCTCCGATTATCTTTTTCGGCGGGTCACGCCTCTTCCTCCCGTGGATATTCGTCCGCTGCTTTCTTCTCATCCCATATTACTTCCTGCAGGCGAGCCGACAGAAAATCTTCTTTTTTATGATTTGGAAACGAGCGGCTTAAGTGGCGGGGCCGGTACTGCCGTTTTTCTGGCCGGCTTTCTACGTCTTGTCCCCATTGAAAATAAGGGAAGGAAGAATACGTTTTTCACTCCCGAGGCCACGCAGCTGTTCCTGGCTGATTTCCCCGGCGAGAGGGACTTTTTAGAGGCAATTGGAGAGCTTATAAAGCCGCAATTACTCTATCTTTCCTACAACGGTAAAGGGTTCGATCGCCACCTTCTTGCAAGCAAATTTCGGCTACATGCTCTTCAGCTTTCCATGCCGCGGCAGCTTGATCTCCTCTATCCGGCCCGTAAGTTCTGGAAGGAGCGACTTCCTGACTGTTCTCTTTCGACCGTGGAACAGGAGATCCTTGGCCTCTGGCGTGAACTTGATATTCCCGGAAGAGAGATTCCCGATCGTTATTTCAGCTGGCTGAAAAGCTTCGATATCGAGGCCCTGGAACCCGTCTTTGCACACCACCTGCAGGATCTTCTTTCCCTTCTGCTCCTTTTGCGTAGGTTCGAGTCGATGGCGCTATCCCCCTGTGATTGTACCGCTCGGGAGAAGAGTGTTCTCGGGGAGCTGCGATACCATACCGGCAGCAGGGATGATGCGCTGGAATTGCTGCAGCTGGCATGGGAAGAGGGGAATGCAAGGGCGGGGAGGATAGCTGTCCTCCTCCTGAAGCGTATGGGATATCGCGAAAGGGCCGCCGAGCTTGCCGGACAGATGTGGGAACAAAAACGTTCCTTATTTGCAGGAATCGAGCTCGCCAAATACTATGAACACGTTGAGCACAATCCTACTGCTGCCTTGGAACTAGTGGAAACGATGCTCGAACAACGGGCCTTTCTTTCGGAACGGGTACGTAAGCAGCTCTATCATCGCCGTGGACGGTTGATTATGCGGTTGTAG
- a CDS encoding DEAD/DEAH box helicase: MTSPLEGILEGLKRDPSFASNVGAWKRLPAKEGSYAPFPEELDERIVTALGKQGIDQLYSHQRLAWEKIRAGEHCVVVTPTASGKTLAYNLPVMQRLLAEPDARALYLFPTKALSQDQQSALNDIVLSDDLPVKITTYDGDTPKSLRVSARESGRIVISNPDMLHSGILPNHPKWIKFLSNLRFVVIDEVHTYRGIFGSHMANLMRRLVRIAGFYGSKIQFICCSATIKNPGELAEKIIGEPVSVIEENGAPSGAKNLILYNPPLVDAVQGIRRGVVLESRDIALRFLRGGVKTIVFGRSRIRVELIADYINKALANHFNENHRTRVEAYRGGYLPGERRQIERGLRDGSIKGVVSTNALELGIDIGGLDAAVLAGIPASVSSALQQSGRAGRGASESVAVLIASASPTDQYLVGHEDYFFGRSPEAASVNPENLYILLDHLKCALFELPFSEGEGFGGNDTEPLLSYLEEEGVARHTGAKWFWADRGYPAEGVSLRSASSENVVIINTTGGKNEVIGEMDLPSAKELLFPKAVYLHRGRQFQSLRLDVENRRCDVQESSLNYYTDSIVKSDIKPLEIDLEESFPWGCALLADVLVRNQVAKYKKLKFATHENIGYGDISLPEEEMHTRSFILRFDEGGVPARQFSEVEAALAEEVIARSASLLLSVAPLFLLCDHSDIGVSERLRDPHFALPAIYFYDKAPGGIGLAESMMKAFPAILKAGAERVSSCSCESGCPSCCGPDLSIDGGRKEAVVRFLNGWVRASGLG, from the coding sequence ATGACATCACCACTTGAAGGGATTCTTGAAGGGCTAAAACGTGATCCTTCCTTCGCATCAAACGTGGGGGCCTGGAAGCGGCTTCCTGCAAAGGAAGGATCTTATGCTCCTTTTCCGGAGGAGCTGGACGAGCGTATCGTCACAGCACTTGGCAAGCAGGGAATCGACCAACTCTATTCCCATCAGCGTCTGGCTTGGGAAAAGATACGTGCAGGTGAACACTGTGTCGTTGTAACACCGACGGCGAGCGGAAAAACCCTTGCCTATAATCTTCCCGTGATGCAGAGGCTCCTGGCCGAACCGGATGCGCGGGCCCTTTATCTCTTTCCCACGAAGGCCCTTAGTCAGGATCAGCAGTCGGCCCTGAACGATATCGTTTTGTCCGACGATCTGCCCGTAAAAATAACGACATACGACGGCGATACTCCCAAATCTCTTCGGGTCTCGGCACGGGAAAGCGGTAGGATCGTTATCTCGAATCCTGATATGCTTCATTCGGGAATCTTGCCGAACCATCCGAAATGGATCAAATTCTTAAGTAATCTCCGTTTTGTCGTTATCGACGAAGTACACACCTACCGCGGTATCTTCGGTAGTCATATGGCCAATCTTATGCGGCGTCTGGTACGCATTGCAGGCTTCTATGGCTCAAAGATTCAGTTCATCTGCTGTTCCGCGACCATTAAAAACCCCGGAGAGCTTGCGGAAAAGATCATCGGCGAGCCTGTTTCTGTGATTGAGGAAAACGGTGCTCCTTCCGGTGCGAAAAACCTTATCCTTTACAATCCTCCCCTGGTAGATGCCGTCCAGGGAATCAGGCGGGGAGTGGTTCTCGAAAGCCGTGATATTGCCCTCCGTTTTCTTCGAGGTGGGGTAAAAACGATTGTCTTCGGTCGCTCGAGGATACGGGTGGAACTCATCGCGGACTATATCAACAAGGCCCTTGCGAATCATTTTAATGAGAACCATCGTACCCGGGTGGAGGCTTACCGCGGAGGCTATCTTCCGGGAGAGCGGCGTCAGATCGAACGCGGCCTGCGGGACGGGAGCATCAAGGGGGTTGTTTCCACCAACGCCCTTGAGCTGGGTATCGATATCGGCGGCCTTGATGCCGCGGTCCTGGCAGGAATACCCGCTTCCGTTTCCTCGGCGCTTCAGCAGTCGGGAAGAGCAGGGCGGGGGGCCAGCGAGTCGGTGGCGGTCCTGATCGCTTCCGCCAGTCCCACGGACCAGTATCTTGTCGGACATGAAGACTATTTTTTCGGCCGTTCGCCCGAAGCAGCCTCGGTTAACCCGGAAAATCTCTATATTCTTCTTGATCACCTTAAGTGTGCACTCTTTGAACTTCCCTTTTCCGAAGGAGAGGGTTTTGGCGGAAATGATACCGAGCCTCTTCTCTCCTACCTTGAGGAGGAGGGAGTTGCCAGGCATACCGGAGCTAAGTGGTTCTGGGCCGATCGCGGTTATCCTGCGGAAGGGGTGTCCCTTCGATCGGCTTCTTCCGAAAATGTGGTTATCATTAATACGACAGGGGGAAAGAATGAAGTGATCGGGGAAATGGACCTGCCTTCGGCCAAGGAACTGCTCTTTCCCAAGGCTGTTTACCTGCATCGGGGACGCCAGTTTCAAAGCCTTAGGCTTGATGTTGAAAACCGCCGCTGTGACGTCCAGGAATCAAGCCTCAACTACTATACCGATTCCATCGTAAAAAGCGATATCAAGCCCTTGGAGATCGATCTTGAAGAATCCTTTCCCTGGGGATGCGCTCTCCTTGCCGATGTGCTTGTCAGAAACCAGGTTGCAAAGTATAAAAAGCTGAAATTTGCGACACACGAAAATATCGGCTATGGTGATATCTCTCTTCCTGAGGAAGAGATGCACACTCGCAGCTTTATCCTCCGTTTCGACGAGGGTGGGGTACCTGCCAGACAGTTCTCCGAGGTAGAGGCTGCTCTTGCCGAAGAGGTGATTGCTCGGAGTGCCAGTCTGCTTCTGAGCGTTGCTCCGCTTTTTCTTTTGTGTGATCACAGTGATATTGGAGTAAGCGAACGGCTGCGCGATCCCCATTTCGCCCTTCCTGCAATCTATTTCTATGATAAGGCTCCGGGAGGAATCGGTCTTGCAGAATCGATGATGAAGGCCTTTCCCGCTATTTTGAAGGCTGGGGCCGAGCGGGTCAGTTCCTGTAGCTGTGAGAGTGGCTGTCCCTCCTGCTGCGGCCCGGACCTGTCGATAGACGGAGGACGCAAGGAGGCTGTCGTGCGTTTCCTTAACGGATGGGTCAGGGCTTCCGGTCTTGGATGA
- a CDS encoding glucose-1-phosphate adenylyltransferase, whose amino-acid sequence MNKPLAIVLGGGKGTRLFPLTKERAKPAVPFGGKYRLVDIPISNCINSGIRQVYILTQFNTASLHNHISSTFIFDVFSNGFVEILAAEQTFDNNSWYQGTADAVRKNFYHFHDQSPSHYIILSGDQLYRMDLAEMLNKHIESGAEVTIAATPVSRQNATGLGIISADKKGRAVSFIEKPDPEDDISHMSFDRSLLPENQPKVDLSKEYLASMGMYIFNAKTLEKVLDNNYTDFGKEIIPIAIGERYVNTYIFTGFWEDIGTIKAFYETNLNLASLTPAFNFYDEKRPIYTHRRHLAATKMNFCTISQSLAAEGSIITNASIVNSVIGIRTLIESGANLDGVYCMGANFYETWEQKKENEEQGIPNIGIGRGTIVRKAIIDLNARIGDGCRLGIDPIGRKDGDYGYYWIVDGIIVIPKNGIVPAGTII is encoded by the coding sequence GTGAATAAACCATTGGCTATCGTATTGGGCGGAGGGAAAGGCACTAGGCTTTTTCCTCTTACGAAAGAGCGGGCAAAACCGGCGGTCCCCTTCGGGGGAAAATACAGGCTCGTAGATATACCAATCTCCAACTGTATCAACTCCGGAATTCGTCAAGTCTACATTCTTACGCAGTTCAATACTGCAAGTCTTCACAATCATATCTCAAGCACCTTCATTTTTGATGTCTTTAGTAACGGGTTTGTCGAAATTCTTGCGGCCGAACAGACTTTCGATAATAACAGCTGGTATCAAGGGACGGCGGACGCAGTCAGGAAAAACTTCTATCACTTTCACGACCAGTCGCCGAGTCATTACATTATCCTTTCAGGAGATCAGCTCTACCGCATGGACCTGGCGGAGATGTTGAATAAGCATATCGAGAGTGGAGCCGAGGTGACCATAGCAGCTACTCCCGTCTCTCGACAAAACGCCACCGGCCTCGGCATCATCAGTGCAGATAAAAAGGGACGCGCCGTATCTTTTATCGAAAAACCTGACCCGGAAGACGATATCTCACATATGTCCTTTGACCGTTCTCTCCTGCCGGAGAATCAACCGAAAGTGGATCTAAGTAAAGAGTATCTGGCCTCTATGGGTATGTACATTTTCAACGCGAAGACCCTTGAAAAGGTGCTGGATAATAACTACACCGATTTCGGCAAGGAGATTATCCCCATTGCCATTGGTGAGCGATACGTAAACACCTATATCTTTACCGGATTCTGGGAAGACATAGGAACCATCAAGGCCTTTTATGAGACGAATCTCAATCTTGCCTCTCTTACCCCGGCTTTTAATTTTTACGATGAAAAACGCCCCATATACACCCATCGCCGGCACCTCGCCGCAACGAAGATGAATTTTTGTACCATCAGCCAGTCCCTTGCGGCCGAGGGAAGCATCATCACCAACGCCTCAATCGTCAATTCGGTAATCGGCATCAGAACACTTATTGAGTCGGGAGCCAACCTCGATGGGGTTTACTGCATGGGAGCGAACTTCTACGAAACCTGGGAGCAGAAAAAGGAAAACGAGGAGCAGGGAATTCCCAACATCGGCATAGGTCGGGGAACTATCGTCAGGAAGGCAATCATCGATCTTAACGCACGCATTGGGGATGGCTGCAGGCTCGGCATCGACCCTATCGGAAGAAAAGATGGCGACTACGGCTATTACTGGATCGTGGACGGAATCATCGTCATCCCGAAAAACGGTATTGTTCCGGCGGGAACCATTATATAG
- a CDS encoding (deoxy)nucleoside triphosphate pyrophosphohydrolase gives MQRISTAGIARRGSKYLLALRKPGTSIGESWEFPGGKARSGEQPEEALKREFFEEFQIHILVGRMIFHGAFSNRGTDYELQAFDIKILGDGFTLAEHQKIGWFTLDEMIRLSMADSDRSILEFLRNKPVTI, from the coding sequence ATGCAACGTATCTCGACGGCGGGAATTGCACGGCGGGGGAGTAAGTACCTTCTTGCTCTCCGTAAGCCGGGGACAAGTATTGGTGAAAGTTGGGAATTCCCCGGCGGAAAGGCCCGTTCCGGAGAACAGCCCGAAGAGGCGCTGAAGCGGGAATTCTTCGAGGAGTTTCAGATCCATATTCTGGTGGGCCGAATGATTTTTCATGGTGCCTTTTCAAATCGCGGTACCGATTATGAGTTACAGGCCTTTGATATCAAAATTTTAGGGGATGGTTTTACCCTCGCAGAACATCAGAAAATCGGTTGGTTCACCCTCGATGAAATGATACGGCTTTCCATGGCAGATTCCGATCGTTCAATTTTGGAGTTCTTACGAAACAAGCCCGTTACTATATAA
- a CDS encoding bifunctional ADP-dependent NAD(P)H-hydrate dehydratase/NAD(P)H-hydrate epimerase encodes MKIVTGGVMSCIDRQASENCAIPGLLLMEDAGQNAWRNFRALCREKIDKECKLLFVAGKGNNGGDALVMARAAFSEGYTGAKVLLFASENGESVRLQTKICEGYGLEVLCMEGDKPTVLAAISEADVIFDGIAGTGLKGALRPTAAELVRRINESRALKVAVDIPSGLGDDAFPIAGSVIVRADITLAMELPKLPLFSPEGRKLAGRIVVVPVGFPPGLIAEAEAAAEWFLPEEVQVPEVAPWAYKNRRGHLLVIGGAPCTDGAPFLCAMSAASSGAGLVSLMLDDEIFARTPPDRSGIMIRRVDPKFAASVDSVVIGPGWGRNEARLAAFDAVIEHAASGVIDADGITLLGMWLNKNGGRLPGKDGSTRWIVTPHPGEALGLAVSLGLCRDIEEAHSILLTRPWELLPSMAERCNGVIVLKSHISHIASPEGEYEIVEGNNPALGTGGSGDVLAGICGTMLMRDEMETQEAALQAVALHQRAGKHAAEERGFFTAGQLIEYIGIESYRSAAE; translated from the coding sequence ATGAAGATTGTCACCGGTGGCGTGATGTCTTGTATAGATCGGCAAGCCTCGGAGAATTGCGCCATTCCCGGTTTGCTTTTGATGGAAGATGCTGGGCAGAACGCCTGGCGGAATTTTCGTGCCCTCTGCCGGGAGAAGATCGATAAAGAGTGTAAGCTATTGTTTGTGGCGGGGAAGGGCAACAACGGCGGTGATGCCCTTGTTATGGCCCGTGCGGCCTTTAGTGAGGGATATACCGGGGCGAAGGTCTTGCTTTTTGCCTCTGAGAATGGTGAATCGGTTCGTCTTCAGACCAAAATTTGTGAAGGTTATGGGCTCGAAGTGCTGTGCATGGAGGGCGATAAGCCAACTGTGCTGGCCGCAATCTCGGAGGCCGATGTTATTTTCGACGGTATAGCCGGAACAGGGCTGAAAGGCGCTCTTCGCCCGACGGCTGCGGAGCTTGTGCGACGCATCAACGAAAGCCGGGCCCTAAAGGTAGCCGTTGATATTCCCAGCGGGCTGGGAGACGATGCCTTTCCTATAGCTGGGTCGGTAATTGTTCGGGCCGATATCACCCTTGCCATGGAGCTACCGAAGCTTCCGCTTTTCAGCCCTGAAGGGCGGAAACTTGCGGGCCGGATCGTTGTCGTACCGGTTGGCTTTCCTCCTGGCCTCATTGCCGAAGCCGAAGCGGCGGCAGAGTGGTTTTTACCCGAAGAGGTCCAAGTACCAGAGGTGGCACCTTGGGCCTATAAAAATCGAAGGGGGCATCTTCTTGTTATCGGTGGTGCTCCTTGTACCGATGGTGCACCTTTCCTCTGTGCGATGTCTGCCGCCTCAAGCGGGGCTGGCCTTGTCTCCTTGATGCTTGACGACGAAATCTTTGCGAGAACGCCCCCCGATCGGAGCGGTATTATGATTCGGCGCGTTGATCCGAAATTTGCTGCTTCGGTGGATTCCGTTGTAATCGGGCCGGGATGGGGGCGTAATGAGGCTCGTCTTGCTGCCTTTGACGCCGTTATTGAACATGCCGCTTCCGGCGTGATCGATGCCGACGGCATTACGCTTCTTGGTATGTGGCTCAACAAAAATGGTGGGAGGCTTCCCGGCAAAGATGGGAGCACTCGCTGGATTGTGACCCCGCATCCTGGGGAAGCGTTGGGGCTTGCGGTTTCTCTCGGCCTCTGCCGTGATATCGAAGAGGCTCATTCCATACTGCTTACCCGTCCTTGGGAGCTGCTGCCTTCAATGGCTGAGCGTTGTAACGGTGTGATTGTTTTAAAAAGCCATATCAGTCACATAGCCTCTCCTGAGGGGGAATATGAGATTGTTGAAGGTAACAACCCGGCTCTTGGAACCGGAGGATCGGGAGATGTTCTTGCCGGTATCTGCGGGACGATGTTGATGCGCGATGAAATGGAGACACAAGAGGCGGCGCTTCAGGCTGTTGCCCTTCATCAACGGGCGGGAAAGCATGCTGCAGAGGAAAGGGGCTTTTTTACCGCCGGGCAGCTGATCGAGTATATCGGGATCGAGAGCTACCGGAGCGCGGCAGAATGA
- a CDS encoding LIC_12708 family protein → MKAYRFPYYRCSAVCLFCFLVLFPLLFSSCEAGDGNTLKRETLFSLKIGKMEDDLDLVEHYGVPYTEKTRIVMRNGLFYIGNGNSKKVMEFNGYGDILSLFYSAETNPGPILLDTDSGSDMVSSRKAYQYPFTDVGEIAVTGSGLLLVEERAQEYQISCDEELASSLNTIVLRFSEDGEVLDYLGQEGVGGTPFPYVERIFVVDNDTIWIASRGPNRWVLFSFDNHGSLKSRSDIPPQEIPMPDGEGYAEPGIKGVFPDYTAPLLYVMVDYYRSEGDKGGIDFDQSAICIFNTETATWDSRIVLPAKRVDEQGGGFLEDDSFVTIYEALGVDRNGNLYFMAPESGDDFELMIMGRDGSVVDRSTILLEDDQIIYRDFYLSPDGILTALLAKAFGVDIVWWRSDRITEEE, encoded by the coding sequence ATGAAAGCATATAGATTCCCATATTACCGATGCAGTGCTGTGTGTCTGTTTTGTTTTTTGGTACTGTTTCCCTTGCTGTTTAGTTCCTGCGAAGCAGGTGACGGAAATACCCTGAAGCGGGAAACGCTCTTTTCTTTGAAGATCGGAAAGATGGAGGATGACCTGGACCTTGTGGAACACTATGGGGTTCCTTACACGGAGAAAACCAGGATCGTAATGCGCAATGGTCTCTTCTATATCGGCAATGGTAATTCGAAAAAGGTGATGGAGTTTAACGGCTATGGGGATATTCTCTCCCTGTTTTACTCTGCCGAAACTAATCCCGGTCCCATTCTCCTCGATACCGACAGCGGATCAGATATGGTCTCCAGCCGAAAGGCCTACCAATACCCCTTCACCGATGTCGGAGAGATCGCGGTTACCGGTTCAGGGCTTCTTTTGGTTGAGGAGCGGGCCCAGGAGTATCAGATATCCTGCGATGAGGAGCTGGCGAGTAGTCTCAATACGATCGTACTCCGCTTTTCCGAGGATGGTGAGGTGCTCGATTATCTAGGACAGGAAGGGGTCGGAGGAACGCCCTTTCCCTATGTTGAGAGGATTTTTGTCGTTGATAATGATACTATATGGATTGCCTCGCGTGGACCGAACCGGTGGGTTCTCTTTTCCTTTGACAATCACGGCTCTCTGAAGAGTCGATCGGATATTCCCCCTCAGGAAATTCCCATGCCGGATGGAGAGGGGTATGCCGAGCCTGGAATAAAAGGTGTTTTCCCGGATTATACGGCCCCCCTGCTCTACGTGATGGTCGACTACTATCGAAGCGAAGGGGATAAAGGGGGGATCGACTTTGATCAGAGTGCCATCTGTATCTTCAATACCGAGACGGCAACCTGGGATTCCCGGATCGTTCTTCCTGCCAAGCGCGTTGACGAGCAGGGAGGGGGCTTTCTTGAAGACGATTCTTTCGTCACAATCTATGAGGCCCTTGGTGTGGACCGAAATGGGAACCTCTACTTTATGGCACCGGAAAGCGGTGATGATTTTGAGCTTATGATTATGGGCCGTGATGGTTCGGTCGTTGATAGAAGTACCATACTCCTCGAAGATGATCAGATCATCTATCGCGATTTTTATCTTTCTCCCGACGGAATTCTGACGGCACTGCTGGCAAAAGCGTTTGGTGTCGATATCGTATGGTGGCGTTCCGATCGGATCACCGAGGAGGAGTAA